A window of Pararhodobacter sp. genomic DNA:
CGGGCTGACCCAGTTCGGGGTGAACATCGTTTACCTGGAGCCGGGTGCGCCCGCCTCGTTGCGGCACTGGCATCTGAAGGAGGACGAATTCGCCATGGTCCTGACCGGCGAGTTGGTTCTGGTCGAGGATGCCGGTGAGACCGTGATGCTGGGGGATTGTGCGGCGTGGCCGGCGGGGGTGCCGAATGCGCACCGATTCGTCAACCGCTCGGCTGTGCCCGCCAGTTTCCTGATCGTCGGCTCCAAGGCCGAGGGCG
This region includes:
- a CDS encoding cupin domain-containing protein, yielding MPKIDISAAPLKTGSIYPEPYASQMAGRSSRRLGQLAGLTQFGVNIVYLEPGAPASLRHWHLKEDEFAMVLTGELVLVEDAGETVMLGDCAAWPAGVPNAHRFVNRSAVPASFLIVGSKAEGEEATYGDVDMKIHLAGGKARFTYHDGSDWSGPRDLETPEIAPKGDTK